The Syntrophorhabdaceae bacterium sequence GTTATGGCACGGCGGCAGGAACGGCTGCGGTGATGAGTGCGGGATCTGAACTGTGCGGTTTCGATGATACGGAACGATTGTTCCCTCTGGTTACGATTTATGGATAGGTTCGCCTTGGGGTTTTTTATTCATCAAACGAATTCTTTGCCCCTATGGTTCTGCGAGACAATGATAACATCGAAAATGGGGATGTTTTCATGGCAAAATCCTCCTTCTCTATTTTGCCAGAAAACTAACATTTTATGGTGTACAGTTTTTGGGGGGGGGCAGGGGGGGGCAGGTCAACCTGATATTTTCATAGCTACCACTTCAGGTACACCAGCACGTACCATGTTTCGTACTGCCGTCCTTCTACAGTCATGGAATAATCTATAGATTCCCGTAGCCTTACACGCCTTGTACCATGCCTTCCTGGGGGCAAATGTAGTTGGCGCCGCGAAGGTACTCATAATATTCTGACTGTTCCTGGGTTGTGCGGGAGCATATTATGCGTTAAACCCGAAATGAAGACTTATCTCAAACCTGAGATAAAATGATGCGCCCGGGTAAGCCTGAAATCGTCAGCAATCAGCTTTGTTGTCATTACGAGCGCAGCGTGGCAATCCCATACAGCAGATCGCCACGTCGCTTCACTCCTCGCGATGACAATAAAATAAGGAACTTTGAACCCCCGATAGAGTCATTCGAGGGCAGGCATAGAACTTTGAACGTTGAACTATTTACGAACACCCATCGCCTGTCGTTTTACGATCATCTCCCTGTTCGCTGCGCCCGGAGGGACCATAGGGAAAACATTTTCACCGTAGTGGATGGGGACGTCAATGATACATGGTCCCTTTCCTTTCAGCATCAGCTCGATAGACCTGACAGGGTCGATCGCGTCTTCGAGGTTTATGCCCCGGATGCCGAACTGACGGCCGATGGCGGCAAAATCGAGCTTCGAGTCGAACCTCGACGCGATATAGTTCCCGTTGAAAAACAGTTCCTGCTGCTGTCTCACGAGGCCAAGGTGCTGGTTGTTCATGATGATTACGGCGACCTTCAGGTCGAGGTCGGCAAGCGTCGCCATCTCCTGGAGGTTCATCTGTATCGACCCGTCTCCGCTGATGCAGATAACCTGCCTGCCGGGATGCGCAAGCGCTGCGCCTATGGCCGCCGGCAGACCGAAACCCATCGTCCCCAGGCCCCCGGAGGTAAGCAGCGTCCTCTCCTTGCGGAACGGGTAGACCTGTGCAACCCACATCTGGTGCTGTCCCACATCGGTAGTGATGATCGCATCCGCGCCCGCAATGCCGGCAATGTTCCCGATGAGGTTCAGCGGGTTCAGCGGGTCATTGGATTGCGGGGACGGCAGGGGATGTTCGTTCCTTATCGTCTCGATCCGTCTTGTCCACCCTTCTCGGCCATCATTTTTCACGAGGGGGACAATGCGTTCCAGGGCAGCTTTCACGTCAGCCACGAGAGAGAT is a genomic window containing:
- a CDS encoding thiamine pyrophosphate-dependent enzyme; the protein is VINNADRPLIYAGGGITASGAAKHLAGLARKNSIPVTLTLMGLGTFSPDDPLYLGMLGMHGAPCTNYILDEIDLLLALGARFDDRAIGRVKEFCPRASIVHIDIDASEIDKIKQSHISLVADVKAALERIVPLVKNDGREGWTRRIETIRNEHPLPSPQSNDPLNPLNLIGNIAGIAGADAIITTDVGQHQMWVAQVYPFRKERTLLTSGGLGTMGFGLPAAIGAALAHPGRQVICISGDGSIQMNLQEMATLADLDLKVAVIIMNNQHLGLVRQQQELFFNGNYIASRFDSKLDFAAIGRQFGIRGINLEDAIDPVRSIELMLKGKGPCIIDVPIHYGENVFPMVPPGAANREMIVKRQAMGVRK